Within Caproicibacterium argilliputei, the genomic segment ATTTTTGAAAACGGGCAGGCGGCCATGATTAACATTGGCGCTTGGTTTATTCCGACTCTGATTAACGATGCGAAAAACGGCAAGGCAGATGCGGTGAAGGATAACTGGGGCATTATGAAGTATCCGCATCCCGCAGGAGTCAAAGCCGGCACGACCATCGGCACGCTGACCAGCATGGCAGTGCCCACCAGTGCGCCAAACAAGGCAGTTGCAGAGGACTTTGTCGCATTTGCCGCCGGTGCGGACGGTGCGCAGGTTCTGGCGGAAAACGGTTCGTTCCCGGCGTACCAGAATGACACCGTGACTGCCACCCTTAAGAAAATGAGCGGTTTCCCGGCAGATGACAAAACCAGTGCGGATGCACTGAACGTGGAAAAGGCTTATTTGGAGTTCCCGGTCACCACCAATGCCTCCGAACTGGAAAGCCGCCTGAATGATTCTCACGATGCTATCATGACCAAATCCGTGAGTGTCGACCAGGGGCTGGCACAGATGAAGAGTGATGCGGAAGCGTTGAAATCTTAAAGTTGCTTTGCTAAGCTGAAAATGCGGACTGGTCAGGACGGCTGCCGTCCCTTCCGGATCCGCATTTTTGTAACATAGCTTGAACATGAAGGAGGAATGTGCAATGGTTGTTCCGGCAAAAGAGCGCCCGATTAAAACAGTCAGCGCCAAGCAGAGAAAAATGCGGAATAATTTGATTGCTTACAGTTTTATTGCACCGAATTTTATTGGCTTTGCCGTTCTGACGCTGGTGCCAATTCTGTCTGCAGTGGTGCTGAGCTTTGCAAACTGGAACGGCACCACACAGATTCAGTGGGTGGGGCTTGGAAATTACGCGAAACTGTTTGGCGACCGCATTTTTAAGCAGAGCTTTCTTAACACCATTATTTATTCCGTGGCAACGGTGCCGCTTACGATTGTCGCGTCGCTTGCGCTGGCAGTGCTGCTGAACCGCAAGCTGTTTGCCCGCAACTTTTTCCGTACGGTCAGCTTCTTTCCATACGTTGCCTCCATGGTGGCGGTGGCAGCGGTCTGGAACGCACTGTTTGACCCTAACAAAGGCATGATTAACGAAACCCTTTCCGCACTTGGCGTGCAGAACCCGCCGCGTTGGATTGCCGACCCGCACTGGGCCATGGTGGACTTGATTCTGTTCAGCGTTTGGAAGATGATGGGCTACTACATGATTATCTATCTGGCCGGTCTGCAGGGAATCAATCCCGAACTTTACGAGGCGGCCAGTCTGGACGGCGCCAACGGCTGGCAGCGCTTCCGCTTTGTCACGCTGCCGCAGCTTTCCAGCACCACCTTCTTTGTGTTGATGATGGTGATTATCCAGTGCTTCAAGGTGTACGACATTGTGTACATGATTACGCAGGGCGGGCCGGGCACAGCCACATATGTGCTGGTTTACGACATTTACCAGGTTGCGTTCCGCGACCTGCGCTACGGCTATGCCAGCGCGATTTCCATGGTGCTCTTTGTGCTGGTGCTCGCGATTACCATTGTGCAGTTCCGCGTTGAAAAACGCCGGCAGAATTGAGGAAAGGAGACGATTGACAAATGGCAGTTCCCAGTGAGGCGGCCCTGGCGGGCGCAGTGCACCGCAGGGTCACAGTTGGAAAAATCATGATGTATGTGGTGCTGGTGCTTTTGGCACTGGTCATGCTGGTTCCTTTCGCCTGGATGCTCAGCGCTTCCTTTAAGCTGAATAAAGATGTGTTTACGTTTCCGATTCAGTGGATTCCGCAGGACCCGCATCCGGAAAATTATATCAATATTTGGAAGCAGATTCCGTTGCTTCGCTTTATCGGCAACACAGCGTTCATTACCGTGATTGTTACCCTGCTGCAGCTGTTCACATCCAGCTTTGCGGCATATGCGTTTGCAAAGCTGCGCTTTCCCGGACGCGACGCACTGTTCGTCATGTATATCGCGACCATTGCCGTTCCGTGGCAGAGCTACATGGTTCCGCAGTTCATCATGCTGCGCTCGTGGCGCCTGAACGACAGCCCATGGGCCATCATTCTGCTGCAGGCGTTTACGGCGTTCGGGGTGTTCCTGATGCGGCAGTTTTACGACGGCGTGCCGGATGAGCTGTGCGAAGCGGCGCGGATTGACGGGCTTTCGGAGTACGGCATCTGGGCAAAGGTGATGCTTCCGCTTTCCAAGTCCGCACTTTCCACACTGACGATTTTTACCTTTGTGAATACCTGGAATGATTTTCTCGGCCCACTCATTTATCTGACCACCGAGAGCAAAAAAACCATTCAGATTGGTCTGCGGATGTTTATTTCGCAATATTCTACCGAGTACGGCTTGATTATGGCCGGATCTGTGGTAGTATTAATTCCGGTGCTGATTGTATTTTTATCCCTGCAAAAGTATTTTGTACAGGGAATTGCGACGAGCGGCCTGAAAGGCTGACCCGAAATGGCGATACGGCGCGGCTTTTTGCGGCCGGCATCGCCTTTCTGTGTTTAAAAAAGGAGGTTTTCTTTTTGCTGTATCCGCAAGAAAATGGGGCGCGCGGCCGGTTGGAGCTGTCCGGCGTCTGGAATTTCCGTTTGCTGGCTTCGGAAGAGTCCCCGGAAGCCTGGCGGGACAAGCCGCTGCAGGCGGCAGAGCCGATTGCCGTGCCGGCTTCTTACAATGACCAGAAGGATTTGGCCGCGTACCGCAGCCATTGCGGTTGGGCGGTGTATCAGCGCAGCATCTGCGTGCCTGCTTTCTGGCAGGGGCAGCGGCTGGTACTGCGCTTTGGCGCGGCGGCGCACGCGGCAAAGGTTTGGCTGGACGGCAGGCTGCTCTGCGAGCACCGCGGCGGCTTTCTGCCGTTTGAAGCCGAGGTGACCGACCGGCTTACTTGCGGCAGACCGGCGCTGCTGACGGTGGCGGTCAACAACCGCGTGGATTCCACGACGCTGCCGGTCGGCAACGAAGGCGGCACCGCGTTTTTTGGCTCTGACAACCCGGGCATTCCGAGTGTGGAGGCAGCCAAGGCACACCGCGCCGAGCAGAATCTGCCGAATTTCGATTTCTTCAATTACGCCGGTTTGCACCGCCCAGTGGTGCTGTACAGCACACCGCCTGCGTACATTTCTGATGTGACGCTGGTGCCGGAACTGCGGGATGGTCAGGCAGAGGTCGCGTATCGTGTTGCCACGGTTGGAACCGGTTCCATAGAAGTGACCGTTCTGGATGAACAGGGCAAAACCGTTGCGCAGGCGCAGGGTGCAGAGGGAACGCTGCACATTATGCAGCCGCACCTGTGGTGGCCCGGCAAGGCGTATCTTTACACGGCGTGTATACGTTTCGGTGAGGACCGTTACGAGCAGACGTTCGGCGTGCGCACCGTGCAGGTGGACGGAACCCGCTTCCTGATTAACGGCAAGCCGTTTTACTGGAAAGGCTTCGGCAAGCATGAGGACTCGGCTTTTCACGGACGCGGTCTGGATGAGTGCCTGAACGTGAAGGATGTGAACCTGCTGCACTGGATTGGCGCCAATTCTTTCCGCACCAGCCACTATCCCTATGCGGAGGAAATGTATGCGCTCTGTGACCGCGAGGGGATTGTGGTGATTGACGAAACGCCGGCGGTCGGCATCGGCATGGGCGGGGGGCAAAACCCGTATACGCATTTGCAGATTGCGGAGCATCACCGGGAAATGCTGCAGCAAATGATTGCGCGTGACAAAAACCACCCCTGTGTGGTACTGTGGTCGCTTGGCAATGAGCCGGACACCGAGCATTTTCCGGAGGCAGCGCGCGCTTACTGGACACAGCTGTATGACTTGGCGCACAGCTGTGACCCCCAGAATCGGCCGGTGACCATGGTGTGCTGCCAGAATCATTATGAAAAAGATTTGACGACCCGAACCATGGACGTGGTCTGCCTGAACCGCTACTACGGTTGGTACAACCTGCCCGGCGATCTGGACGCTGCCTGCTACGCCTTAGATATGGAAATGCAGTTTTGGGCGAAGCAGGGCAAGCCGGTGATGCTTACGGAATATGGTGCGGACACCATGGCGGGTCTGCATGGTGTCGTACCGG encodes:
- the uidA gene encoding beta-glucuronidase; protein product: MLYPQENGARGRLELSGVWNFRLLASEESPEAWRDKPLQAAEPIAVPASYNDQKDLAAYRSHCGWAVYQRSICVPAFWQGQRLVLRFGAAAHAAKVWLDGRLLCEHRGGFLPFEAEVTDRLTCGRPALLTVAVNNRVDSTTLPVGNEGGTAFFGSDNPGIPSVEAAKAHRAEQNLPNFDFFNYAGLHRPVVLYSTPPAYISDVTLVPELRDGQAEVAYRVATVGTGSIEVTVLDEQGKTVAQAQGAEGTLHIMQPHLWWPGKAYLYTACIRFGEDRYEQTFGVRTVQVDGTRFLINGKPFYWKGFGKHEDSAFHGRGLDECLNVKDVNLLHWIGANSFRTSHYPYAEEMYALCDREGIVVIDETPAVGIGMGGGQNPYTHLQIAEHHREMLQQMIARDKNHPCVVLWSLGNEPDTEHFPEAARAYWTQLYDLAHSCDPQNRPVTMVCCQNHYEKDLTTRTMDVVCLNRYYGWYNLPGDLDAACYALDMEMQFWAKQGKPVMLTEYGADTMAGLHGVVPEMFTEEFQVEFYRRQNAVLDRFPFVIGEQAWNFADFATIQGPMRVGGNRKGIFTRDRRPKMAAYYFRERWHSFPDFFDKSAVPAGGAAT
- a CDS encoding carbohydrate ABC transporter permease; its protein translation is MAVPSEAALAGAVHRRVTVGKIMMYVVLVLLALVMLVPFAWMLSASFKLNKDVFTFPIQWIPQDPHPENYINIWKQIPLLRFIGNTAFITVIVTLLQLFTSSFAAYAFAKLRFPGRDALFVMYIATIAVPWQSYMVPQFIMLRSWRLNDSPWAIILLQAFTAFGVFLMRQFYDGVPDELCEAARIDGLSEYGIWAKVMLPLSKSALSTLTIFTFVNTWNDFLGPLIYLTTESKKTIQIGLRMFISQYSTEYGLIMAGSVVVLIPVLIVFLSLQKYFVQGIATSGLKG
- a CDS encoding carbohydrate ABC transporter permease yields the protein MVVPAKERPIKTVSAKQRKMRNNLIAYSFIAPNFIGFAVLTLVPILSAVVLSFANWNGTTQIQWVGLGNYAKLFGDRIFKQSFLNTIIYSVATVPLTIVASLALAVLLNRKLFARNFFRTVSFFPYVASMVAVAAVWNALFDPNKGMINETLSALGVQNPPRWIADPHWAMVDLILFSVWKMMGYYMIIYLAGLQGINPELYEAASLDGANGWQRFRFVTLPQLSSTTFFVLMMVIIQCFKVYDIVYMITQGGPGTATYVLVYDIYQVAFRDLRYGYASAISMVLFVLVLAITIVQFRVEKRRQN